A window from Osmia lignaria lignaria isolate PbOS001 chromosome 8, iyOsmLign1, whole genome shotgun sequence encodes these proteins:
- the lap gene encoding phosphatidylinositol-binding clathrin assembly protein lap isoform X8: MAGQTINDRLLAARHSIAGQGLAKAVCKATTEEMIGPKKKHLEYLVRCTNEPNVSIPQLANLLIERSQNTNWTVVFKALITVHHMLCYGNERFTQYLASSNSTFQLSNFLDKSGVQAGARIGYDMSPFIRRYAKYLNEKALSYRTVAFDFCKVKRGKEDRTLRTMNAEKLLKTLPVLQAQLDALLEFDCTANDLTNGVINMAFMLLFRDLIRLFACYNDGIINLLEKYFDMNKKQCREALDLYKKFLIRMDRVGEFLKVAENVGIDKGDIPDLTKAPSSLLDALEQHLASLEGKKGSAANTPTQSASNRTNVKSGVSALSSTSTAFGTAASNNRLDHAGNGHIDEALRQQALAEEEAAMNQYKAKVQSPSSGPSTNPFLSSPTNNANQPIVDLFGASSATAENQPQKASDDLLQLAGNPFADMFGAPQPAAAPTTQAQNNMWMTNGNGFAAVPPANNNFVTDNSFSSVFGNQDSQSAGAPGAAGSVPNPFMSDFPSLGPQPPQSNAAAFGLFEQGAANQGGESQQQSQTGDLFSAGGQADLFGSDSAVPKTAEGGAAGDAAGETVSSATAASGKSTATPPPRPPPPATAMNGATPRSASPTTAGAAAGKAPSAASINTAAAAPGKSAFEDLNDSIRMALGGSPSRPAPIAQQQVPTAQQAQQAQQAQQQPMQQGFGMFDMVGNMPATGQPVMPGGPMAGYGIPTQVPAGYGSPAKQPISAGQPQNAASTGKVLTGDLDSSLASLAQNLSINKSAQQQVKGMQWNSPKNAAKTGGPAGGWTPQPMAATTGAGYRPMLYNACMASGMLPAVAGSRNDATSYNHLGLSSPHCTIGIWIGNERTKHQFCKYRVICLENVPRLFSLFYVIRHEPTRPR; encoded by the exons aTTTAGTACGATGCACAAACGAGCCGAACGTGTCGATACCACAGCTGGCGAATCTACTAATAGAACGATCACAGAACACCAACTGGACGGTGGTTTTCAAAGCTCTGATCACGGTCCACCATATGCTTTGTTATGGCAACGAG AGGTTTACACAGTATCTGGCGTCCAGTAACAGCACGTTTCAGCTCAGTAATTTTCTCGATAAAAGCGGCGTGCAAG CAGGAGCACGTATCG GCTATGACATGTCACCATTCATCAGAAGATACGCCAAGTATCTGAACGAGAAGGCTCTTTCCTACAGAACTGTAGCGTTTGATTTTTGCAAAGTTAAGAGAGG aaagGAGGATCGCACCCTGCGAACCATGAACgctgaaaaattattgaaaacctTGCCAGTTCTCCAGGCACAATTGGACGCCTTGCTAGAATTCGACTGTACCGCTAATGATCTTACAAACGGTGTTATAAACATGGCTTTTATGCTTCTCTTTCGAGATCTGATCCGATTATTTGCTTGTTACAACGATGGCATTATTAATTTACTAG aaaaatattttgatatgaATAAAAAGCAATGTCGCGAGGCTTTGGACTTGTATAAAAAGTTTCTGATACGAATGGATCGGGTTGGTGAATTCTTGAAAGTTGCCGAG aATGTCGGTATTGATAAAGGGGATATACCTGATCTAACAAAG GCTCCAAGCAGCTTGTTGGATGCATTAGAACAACACTTGGCTTCCTTGGAAGGAAAGAAGGGCTCTGCAGCAAATACACCAACGCAATCTGCAAG CAATAGAACGAATGTAAAGTCGGGAGTGTCCGCCCTGTCTTCCACCAGTACTGCGTTTGGAACAGCAGCGAGTAACAATCGACTCGACCATGCTGGAAATGGACATATCGATGAAGCGTTACGGCAGCAAGCTCTCGCGGAAGAGGAAGCCGCTATGAATCAGTACAAG GCAAAAGTACAATCTCCGTCGAGCGGCCCAAGCACGAATCCATTCCTCAGTTCTCCAACGAATAACGCCAACCAGCCAATCGTAGATTTGTTTGGTGCATCATCAGCGACGGCAGAAAATCAG CCACAGAAAGCATCAGACGATTTGCTTCAGCTAGCAGGCAATCCTTTTGCGGACATGTTTGGCGCACCACAGCCTGCAGCTGCGCCTACCACACAAGCGCAAAACAATATGTGGATGACTAACGGTAACG GTTTTGCCGCAGTGCCCCCAGCAAATAATAACTTTGTTACAGATAACAGTTTCTCTTCCGTATTTGGCAATCAAGATTCTCAATCCG CTGGTGCTCCAGGAGCAGCGGGATCCGTACCGAACCCTTTCATGTCCGATTTCCCTTCCCTCGGTCCTCAGCCACCGCAGTCAAACGCAGCCGCTTTTGGTCTCTTCGAGCAGGGTGCCGCGAACCAAGGTGGCGAGAGCCAGCAACAATCGCAGACCGGAGACCTGTTCAGTGCTGGCGGTCAGGCAGATCTCTTTGGGAGCGACTCTGCAGTGCCCAAGACCGCGGAGGGAGGAGCCGCCGGGGATGCTGCCGGTGAGACGGTATCCTCAGCGACTGCAGCCTCCGGTAAGTCCACTGCCACGCCGCCTCCCAGACCGCCGCCTCCCGCGACAGCCATGAACGGTGCTACGCCAAGATCAGCATCACCAACTACAGCAGGAGCGGCGGCTGGAAAAGCCCCATCAGCCGCGTCGATCAACACCGCCGCCGCCGCTCCAGGCAAAAGCGCTTTCGAAGATTTGAACGATAGTATTCGTATGGCACTGGGCGGGTCTCCGTCTCGACCGGCACCCATCGCTCAACAACAAGTCCCAACCGCGCAGCAAGCGCAGCAAGCGCAGCAAGCACAGCAACAACCTATGCAACAGGGTTTCGGCATGTTCGATATGGTCGGCAATATGCCCGCCACCGGGCAGCCTGTTATGCCTGGTGGTCCAATGGCCGGCTACGGTATTCCTACCCAAGTCCCGGCGGGGTACGGTTCCCCGGCAAAGCAACCGATTTCAG CAGGGCAACCCCAAAATGCAGCATCCACGGGGAAAGTTTTGACCGGGGATTTGGATAGCAGCCTTGCTAGCCTTGCCCAGAATTTGTCTATCAACAAAAGTGCGCAACAACAAGTCAA GGGTATGCAATGGAATTCTCCTAAAAATGCTGCCAAAACAGGAGGTCCAGCTGGTGGATGGACACCACAACCCATGGCAGCAACTACTGGTGCTGGTTATCGTCCAATG TTGTACAATGCATGCATGGCATCTGGCATGCTACCGGCTGTTGCAGGGTCAAGGAATGACGCAACTTCCTACAACCACCTTGGGCTTTCCTCCCCACACTGCACCATTG GAATTTGGATTGGAAACGAGCGGACGAAGCACCAATTCTGTAAATATCGTGTAATATGCCTAGAAAATGTGCCCCGCTTATTCTCGTTATTCTACGTCATCCGCCACGAACCGACCCGTCCCCGGTGA
- the lap gene encoding phosphatidylinositol-binding clathrin assembly protein lap isoform X11 produces MAGQTINDRLLAARHSIAGQGLAKAVCKATTEEMIGPKKKHLEYLVRCTNEPNVSIPQLANLLIERSQNTNWTVVFKALITVHHMLCYGNERFTQYLASSNSTFQLSNFLDKSGVQAGARIGYDMSPFIRRYAKYLNEKALSYRTVAFDFCKVKRGKEDRTLRTMNAEKLLKTLPVLQAQLDALLEFDCTANDLTNGVINMAFMLLFRDLIRLFACYNDGIINLLEKYFDMNKKQCREALDLYKKFLIRMDRVGEFLKVAENVGIDKGDIPDLTKAPSSLLDALEQHLASLEGKKGSAANTPTQSASNRTNVKSGVSALSSTSTAFGTAASNNRLDHAGNGHIDEALRQQALAEEEAAMNQYKAKVQSPSSGPSTNPFLSSPTNNANQPIVDLFGASSATAENQPQKASDDLLQLAGNPFADMFGAPQPAAAPTTQAQNNMWMTNGNGFAAVPPANNNFVTDNSFSSVFGNQDSQSAGAPGAAGSVPNPFMSDFPSLGPQPPQSNAAAFGLFEQGAANQGGESQQQSQTGDLFSAGGQADLFGSDSAVPKTAEGGAAGDAAGETVSSATAASGKSTATPPPRPPPPATAMNGATPRSASPTTAGAAAGKAPSAASINTAAAAPGKSAFEDLNDSIRMALGGSPSRPAPIAQQQVPTAQQAQQAQQAQQQPMQQGFGMFDMVGNMPATGQPVMPGGPMAGYGIPTQVPAGYGSPAKQPISAGQPQNAASTGKVLTGDLDSSLASLAQNLSINKSAQQQVKGMQWNSPKNAAKTGGPAGGWTPQPMAATTGAGYRPMEFGLETSGRSTNSVNIV; encoded by the exons aTTTAGTACGATGCACAAACGAGCCGAACGTGTCGATACCACAGCTGGCGAATCTACTAATAGAACGATCACAGAACACCAACTGGACGGTGGTTTTCAAAGCTCTGATCACGGTCCACCATATGCTTTGTTATGGCAACGAG AGGTTTACACAGTATCTGGCGTCCAGTAACAGCACGTTTCAGCTCAGTAATTTTCTCGATAAAAGCGGCGTGCAAG CAGGAGCACGTATCG GCTATGACATGTCACCATTCATCAGAAGATACGCCAAGTATCTGAACGAGAAGGCTCTTTCCTACAGAACTGTAGCGTTTGATTTTTGCAAAGTTAAGAGAGG aaagGAGGATCGCACCCTGCGAACCATGAACgctgaaaaattattgaaaacctTGCCAGTTCTCCAGGCACAATTGGACGCCTTGCTAGAATTCGACTGTACCGCTAATGATCTTACAAACGGTGTTATAAACATGGCTTTTATGCTTCTCTTTCGAGATCTGATCCGATTATTTGCTTGTTACAACGATGGCATTATTAATTTACTAG aaaaatattttgatatgaATAAAAAGCAATGTCGCGAGGCTTTGGACTTGTATAAAAAGTTTCTGATACGAATGGATCGGGTTGGTGAATTCTTGAAAGTTGCCGAG aATGTCGGTATTGATAAAGGGGATATACCTGATCTAACAAAG GCTCCAAGCAGCTTGTTGGATGCATTAGAACAACACTTGGCTTCCTTGGAAGGAAAGAAGGGCTCTGCAGCAAATACACCAACGCAATCTGCAAG CAATAGAACGAATGTAAAGTCGGGAGTGTCCGCCCTGTCTTCCACCAGTACTGCGTTTGGAACAGCAGCGAGTAACAATCGACTCGACCATGCTGGAAATGGACATATCGATGAAGCGTTACGGCAGCAAGCTCTCGCGGAAGAGGAAGCCGCTATGAATCAGTACAAG GCAAAAGTACAATCTCCGTCGAGCGGCCCAAGCACGAATCCATTCCTCAGTTCTCCAACGAATAACGCCAACCAGCCAATCGTAGATTTGTTTGGTGCATCATCAGCGACGGCAGAAAATCAG CCACAGAAAGCATCAGACGATTTGCTTCAGCTAGCAGGCAATCCTTTTGCGGACATGTTTGGCGCACCACAGCCTGCAGCTGCGCCTACCACACAAGCGCAAAACAATATGTGGATGACTAACGGTAACG GTTTTGCCGCAGTGCCCCCAGCAAATAATAACTTTGTTACAGATAACAGTTTCTCTTCCGTATTTGGCAATCAAGATTCTCAATCCG CTGGTGCTCCAGGAGCAGCGGGATCCGTACCGAACCCTTTCATGTCCGATTTCCCTTCCCTCGGTCCTCAGCCACCGCAGTCAAACGCAGCCGCTTTTGGTCTCTTCGAGCAGGGTGCCGCGAACCAAGGTGGCGAGAGCCAGCAACAATCGCAGACCGGAGACCTGTTCAGTGCTGGCGGTCAGGCAGATCTCTTTGGGAGCGACTCTGCAGTGCCCAAGACCGCGGAGGGAGGAGCCGCCGGGGATGCTGCCGGTGAGACGGTATCCTCAGCGACTGCAGCCTCCGGTAAGTCCACTGCCACGCCGCCTCCCAGACCGCCGCCTCCCGCGACAGCCATGAACGGTGCTACGCCAAGATCAGCATCACCAACTACAGCAGGAGCGGCGGCTGGAAAAGCCCCATCAGCCGCGTCGATCAACACCGCCGCCGCCGCTCCAGGCAAAAGCGCTTTCGAAGATTTGAACGATAGTATTCGTATGGCACTGGGCGGGTCTCCGTCTCGACCGGCACCCATCGCTCAACAACAAGTCCCAACCGCGCAGCAAGCGCAGCAAGCGCAGCAAGCACAGCAACAACCTATGCAACAGGGTTTCGGCATGTTCGATATGGTCGGCAATATGCCCGCCACCGGGCAGCCTGTTATGCCTGGTGGTCCAATGGCCGGCTACGGTATTCCTACCCAAGTCCCGGCGGGGTACGGTTCCCCGGCAAAGCAACCGATTTCAG CAGGGCAACCCCAAAATGCAGCATCCACGGGGAAAGTTTTGACCGGGGATTTGGATAGCAGCCTTGCTAGCCTTGCCCAGAATTTGTCTATCAACAAAAGTGCGCAACAACAAGTCAA GGGTATGCAATGGAATTCTCCTAAAAATGCTGCCAAAACAGGAGGTCCAGCTGGTGGATGGACACCACAACCCATGGCAGCAACTACTGGTGCTGGTTATCGTCCAATG GAATTTGGATTGGAAACGAGCGGACGAAGCACCAATTCTGTAAATATCGTGTAA
- the lap gene encoding phosphatidylinositol-binding clathrin assembly protein lap isoform X5 → MAGQTINDRLLAARHSIAGQGLAKAVCKATTEEMIGPKKKHLEYLVRCTNEPNVSIPQLANLLIERSQNTNWTVVFKALITVHHMLCYGNERFTQYLASSNSTFQLSNFLDKSGVQAGARIGYDMSPFIRRYAKYLNEKALSYRTVAFDFCKVKRGKEDRTLRTMNAEKLLKTLPVLQAQLDALLEFDCTANDLTNGVINMAFMLLFRDLIRLFACYNDGIINLLEKYFDMNKKQCREALDLYKKFLIRMDRVGEFLKVAENVGIDKGDIPDLTKAPSSLLDALEQHLASLEGKKGSAANTPTQSASNRTNVKSGVSALSSTSTAFGTAASNNRLDHAGNGHIDEALRQQALAEEEAAMNQYKAKVQSPSSGPSTNPFLSSPTNNANQPIVDLFGASSATAENQPQKASDDLLQLAGNPFADMFGAPQPAAAPTTQAQNNMWMTNDNSFSSVFGNQDSQSAGAPGAAGSVPNPFMSDFPSLGPQPPQSNAAAFGLFEQGAANQGGESQQQSQTGDLFSAGGQADLFGSDSAVPKTAEGGAAGDAAGETVSSATAASGKSTATPPPRPPPPATAMNGATPRSASPTTAGAAAGKAPSAASINTAAAAPGKSAFEDLNDSIRMALGGSPSRPAPIAQQQVPTAQQAQQAQQAQQQPMQQGFGMFDMVGNMPATGQPVMPGGPMAGYGIPTQVPAGYGSPAKQPISAGQPQNAASTGKVLTGDLDSSLASLAQNLSINKSAQQQVKGMQWNSPKNAAKTGGPAGGWTPQPMAATTGAGYRPMGQGMTQLPTTTLGFPPHTAPLGMQGVPMGMQGMQGMQGMQGMRPMMGTMPGGPGGMMVAGGAAPMMMPNANPMMGANLQQQQQPQQQQQPQAATQPQNNQVQLDPFGAL, encoded by the exons aTTTAGTACGATGCACAAACGAGCCGAACGTGTCGATACCACAGCTGGCGAATCTACTAATAGAACGATCACAGAACACCAACTGGACGGTGGTTTTCAAAGCTCTGATCACGGTCCACCATATGCTTTGTTATGGCAACGAG AGGTTTACACAGTATCTGGCGTCCAGTAACAGCACGTTTCAGCTCAGTAATTTTCTCGATAAAAGCGGCGTGCAAG CAGGAGCACGTATCG GCTATGACATGTCACCATTCATCAGAAGATACGCCAAGTATCTGAACGAGAAGGCTCTTTCCTACAGAACTGTAGCGTTTGATTTTTGCAAAGTTAAGAGAGG aaagGAGGATCGCACCCTGCGAACCATGAACgctgaaaaattattgaaaacctTGCCAGTTCTCCAGGCACAATTGGACGCCTTGCTAGAATTCGACTGTACCGCTAATGATCTTACAAACGGTGTTATAAACATGGCTTTTATGCTTCTCTTTCGAGATCTGATCCGATTATTTGCTTGTTACAACGATGGCATTATTAATTTACTAG aaaaatattttgatatgaATAAAAAGCAATGTCGCGAGGCTTTGGACTTGTATAAAAAGTTTCTGATACGAATGGATCGGGTTGGTGAATTCTTGAAAGTTGCCGAG aATGTCGGTATTGATAAAGGGGATATACCTGATCTAACAAAG GCTCCAAGCAGCTTGTTGGATGCATTAGAACAACACTTGGCTTCCTTGGAAGGAAAGAAGGGCTCTGCAGCAAATACACCAACGCAATCTGCAAG CAATAGAACGAATGTAAAGTCGGGAGTGTCCGCCCTGTCTTCCACCAGTACTGCGTTTGGAACAGCAGCGAGTAACAATCGACTCGACCATGCTGGAAATGGACATATCGATGAAGCGTTACGGCAGCAAGCTCTCGCGGAAGAGGAAGCCGCTATGAATCAGTACAAG GCAAAAGTACAATCTCCGTCGAGCGGCCCAAGCACGAATCCATTCCTCAGTTCTCCAACGAATAACGCCAACCAGCCAATCGTAGATTTGTTTGGTGCATCATCAGCGACGGCAGAAAATCAG CCACAGAAAGCATCAGACGATTTGCTTCAGCTAGCAGGCAATCCTTTTGCGGACATGTTTGGCGCACCACAGCCTGCAGCTGCGCCTACCACACAAGCGCAAAACAATATGTGGATGACTAACG ATAACAGTTTCTCTTCCGTATTTGGCAATCAAGATTCTCAATCCG CTGGTGCTCCAGGAGCAGCGGGATCCGTACCGAACCCTTTCATGTCCGATTTCCCTTCCCTCGGTCCTCAGCCACCGCAGTCAAACGCAGCCGCTTTTGGTCTCTTCGAGCAGGGTGCCGCGAACCAAGGTGGCGAGAGCCAGCAACAATCGCAGACCGGAGACCTGTTCAGTGCTGGCGGTCAGGCAGATCTCTTTGGGAGCGACTCTGCAGTGCCCAAGACCGCGGAGGGAGGAGCCGCCGGGGATGCTGCCGGTGAGACGGTATCCTCAGCGACTGCAGCCTCCGGTAAGTCCACTGCCACGCCGCCTCCCAGACCGCCGCCTCCCGCGACAGCCATGAACGGTGCTACGCCAAGATCAGCATCACCAACTACAGCAGGAGCGGCGGCTGGAAAAGCCCCATCAGCCGCGTCGATCAACACCGCCGCCGCCGCTCCAGGCAAAAGCGCTTTCGAAGATTTGAACGATAGTATTCGTATGGCACTGGGCGGGTCTCCGTCTCGACCGGCACCCATCGCTCAACAACAAGTCCCAACCGCGCAGCAAGCGCAGCAAGCGCAGCAAGCACAGCAACAACCTATGCAACAGGGTTTCGGCATGTTCGATATGGTCGGCAATATGCCCGCCACCGGGCAGCCTGTTATGCCTGGTGGTCCAATGGCCGGCTACGGTATTCCTACCCAAGTCCCGGCGGGGTACGGTTCCCCGGCAAAGCAACCGATTTCAG CAGGGCAACCCCAAAATGCAGCATCCACGGGGAAAGTTTTGACCGGGGATTTGGATAGCAGCCTTGCTAGCCTTGCCCAGAATTTGTCTATCAACAAAAGTGCGCAACAACAAGTCAA GGGTATGCAATGGAATTCTCCTAAAAATGCTGCCAAAACAGGAGGTCCAGCTGGTGGATGGACACCACAACCCATGGCAGCAACTACTGGTGCTGGTTATCGTCCAATG GGTCAAGGAATGACGCAACTTCCTACAACCACCTTGGGCTTTCCTCCCCACACTGCACCATTG GGAATGCAAGGTGTCCCAATGGGAATGCAAGGCATGCAGGGCATGCAGGGTATGCAGGGCATGAGGCCGATGATGGGTACAATGCCTGGTGGTCCTGGTGGCATGATGGTTGCAGGAGGAGCTGCACCAATGATGATGCCCAATGCGAATCCCATGATGGGTGCTAATcttcagcaacaacagcaaccacagcagcaacagcaacccCAGGCTGCTACACAACCACAAAATAATCAAGTCCAACTTGATCCGTTTGGTGCTCTGTGA
- the lap gene encoding phosphatidylinositol-binding clathrin assembly protein lap isoform X6, which yields MAGQTINDRLLAARHSIAGQGLAKAVCKATTEEMIGPKKKHLEYLVRCTNEPNVSIPQLANLLIERSQNTNWTVVFKALITVHHMLCYGNERFTQYLASSNSTFQLSNFLDKSGVQAGARIGYDMSPFIRRYAKYLNEKALSYRTVAFDFCKVKRGKEDRTLRTMNAEKLLKTLPVLQAQLDALLEFDCTANDLTNGVINMAFMLLFRDLIRLFACYNDGIINLLEKYFDMNKKQCREALDLYKKFLIRMDRVGEFLKVAENVGIDKGDIPDLTKAPSSLLDALEQHLASLEGKKGSAANTPTQSASTAFGTAASNNRLDHAGNGHIDEALRQQALAEEEAAMNQYKAKVQSPSSGPSTNPFLSSPTNNANQPIVDLFGASSATAENQPQKASDDLLQLAGNPFADMFGAPQPAAAPTTQAQNNMWMTNGNGFAAVPPANNNFVTDNSFSSVFGNQDSQSAGAPGAAGSVPNPFMSDFPSLGPQPPQSNAAAFGLFEQGAANQGGESQQQSQTGDLFSAGGQADLFGSDSAVPKTAEGGAAGDAAGETVSSATAASGKSTATPPPRPPPPATAMNGATPRSASPTTAGAAAGKAPSAASINTAAAAPGKSAFEDLNDSIRMALGGSPSRPAPIAQQQVPTAQQAQQAQQAQQQPMQQGFGMFDMVGNMPATGQPVMPGGPMAGYGIPTQVPAGYGSPAKQPISAGQPQNAASTGKVLTGDLDSSLASLAQNLSINKSAQQQVKGMQWNSPKNAAKTGGPAGGWTPQPMAATTGAGYRPMGQGMTQLPTTTLGFPPHTAPLGMQGVPMGMQGMQGMQGMQGMRPMMGTMPGGPGGMMVAGGAAPMMMPNANPMMGANLQQQQQPQQQQQPQAATQPQNNQVQLDPFGAL from the exons aTTTAGTACGATGCACAAACGAGCCGAACGTGTCGATACCACAGCTGGCGAATCTACTAATAGAACGATCACAGAACACCAACTGGACGGTGGTTTTCAAAGCTCTGATCACGGTCCACCATATGCTTTGTTATGGCAACGAG AGGTTTACACAGTATCTGGCGTCCAGTAACAGCACGTTTCAGCTCAGTAATTTTCTCGATAAAAGCGGCGTGCAAG CAGGAGCACGTATCG GCTATGACATGTCACCATTCATCAGAAGATACGCCAAGTATCTGAACGAGAAGGCTCTTTCCTACAGAACTGTAGCGTTTGATTTTTGCAAAGTTAAGAGAGG aaagGAGGATCGCACCCTGCGAACCATGAACgctgaaaaattattgaaaacctTGCCAGTTCTCCAGGCACAATTGGACGCCTTGCTAGAATTCGACTGTACCGCTAATGATCTTACAAACGGTGTTATAAACATGGCTTTTATGCTTCTCTTTCGAGATCTGATCCGATTATTTGCTTGTTACAACGATGGCATTATTAATTTACTAG aaaaatattttgatatgaATAAAAAGCAATGTCGCGAGGCTTTGGACTTGTATAAAAAGTTTCTGATACGAATGGATCGGGTTGGTGAATTCTTGAAAGTTGCCGAG aATGTCGGTATTGATAAAGGGGATATACCTGATCTAACAAAG GCTCCAAGCAGCTTGTTGGATGCATTAGAACAACACTTGGCTTCCTTGGAAGGAAAGAAGGGCTCTGCAGCAAATACACCAACGCAATCTGCAAG TACTGCGTTTGGAACAGCAGCGAGTAACAATCGACTCGACCATGCTGGAAATGGACATATCGATGAAGCGTTACGGCAGCAAGCTCTCGCGGAAGAGGAAGCCGCTATGAATCAGTACAAG GCAAAAGTACAATCTCCGTCGAGCGGCCCAAGCACGAATCCATTCCTCAGTTCTCCAACGAATAACGCCAACCAGCCAATCGTAGATTTGTTTGGTGCATCATCAGCGACGGCAGAAAATCAG CCACAGAAAGCATCAGACGATTTGCTTCAGCTAGCAGGCAATCCTTTTGCGGACATGTTTGGCGCACCACAGCCTGCAGCTGCGCCTACCACACAAGCGCAAAACAATATGTGGATGACTAACGGTAACG GTTTTGCCGCAGTGCCCCCAGCAAATAATAACTTTGTTACAGATAACAGTTTCTCTTCCGTATTTGGCAATCAAGATTCTCAATCCG CTGGTGCTCCAGGAGCAGCGGGATCCGTACCGAACCCTTTCATGTCCGATTTCCCTTCCCTCGGTCCTCAGCCACCGCAGTCAAACGCAGCCGCTTTTGGTCTCTTCGAGCAGGGTGCCGCGAACCAAGGTGGCGAGAGCCAGCAACAATCGCAGACCGGAGACCTGTTCAGTGCTGGCGGTCAGGCAGATCTCTTTGGGAGCGACTCTGCAGTGCCCAAGACCGCGGAGGGAGGAGCCGCCGGGGATGCTGCCGGTGAGACGGTATCCTCAGCGACTGCAGCCTCCGGTAAGTCCACTGCCACGCCGCCTCCCAGACCGCCGCCTCCCGCGACAGCCATGAACGGTGCTACGCCAAGATCAGCATCACCAACTACAGCAGGAGCGGCGGCTGGAAAAGCCCCATCAGCCGCGTCGATCAACACCGCCGCCGCCGCTCCAGGCAAAAGCGCTTTCGAAGATTTGAACGATAGTATTCGTATGGCACTGGGCGGGTCTCCGTCTCGACCGGCACCCATCGCTCAACAACAAGTCCCAACCGCGCAGCAAGCGCAGCAAGCGCAGCAAGCACAGCAACAACCTATGCAACAGGGTTTCGGCATGTTCGATATGGTCGGCAATATGCCCGCCACCGGGCAGCCTGTTATGCCTGGTGGTCCAATGGCCGGCTACGGTATTCCTACCCAAGTCCCGGCGGGGTACGGTTCCCCGGCAAAGCAACCGATTTCAG CAGGGCAACCCCAAAATGCAGCATCCACGGGGAAAGTTTTGACCGGGGATTTGGATAGCAGCCTTGCTAGCCTTGCCCAGAATTTGTCTATCAACAAAAGTGCGCAACAACAAGTCAA GGGTATGCAATGGAATTCTCCTAAAAATGCTGCCAAAACAGGAGGTCCAGCTGGTGGATGGACACCACAACCCATGGCAGCAACTACTGGTGCTGGTTATCGTCCAATG GGTCAAGGAATGACGCAACTTCCTACAACCACCTTGGGCTTTCCTCCCCACACTGCACCATTG GGAATGCAAGGTGTCCCAATGGGAATGCAAGGCATGCAGGGCATGCAGGGTATGCAGGGCATGAGGCCGATGATGGGTACAATGCCTGGTGGTCCTGGTGGCATGATGGTTGCAGGAGGAGCTGCACCAATGATGATGCCCAATGCGAATCCCATGATGGGTGCTAATcttcagcaacaacagcaaccacagcagcaacagcaacccCAGGCTGCTACACAACCACAAAATAATCAAGTCCAACTTGATCCGTTTGGTGCTCTGTGA